ACTTCCCCGCGCTGCTCGTGGAAGACGAGACGATCCGGAAGTACCTGAACCAGCGCCTTGGGCACGCCTCGATCAGCGAGATCGAGATCGAGCGCAAGCCGGGGAAGGTCGTCGTCACCGTTCACACCGCCCGTCCGGGCGTGGTGATCGGCAAGGGCGGCTCCGAGGTCGACAAGCTGCGCGACGAGCTGGGCCGCCTTTCGGGCGGCAGCGAAGTGGCGATCAACGTGGAGGAGGTGAAGCGCCCCGAGGTGGACGCGCAGCTCATCGCCGACTCGATCGCCCACCAGATCGTGCAGCGCGTGTCGTTCCGCCGCGCCATGAAGCGCGCGGTGCAGAACGCCATGCGCTCCGGCGCCGAGGGGATCAAGGTGCAGGTGGCCGGCCGCCTCAACGGCGCCGAGATCGCCCGTACCGAGATGTACAAGGAGGGGCGCATTCCGCTCCAGACGCTGCGCGCCGACATCGACTACGCACAGTCGACCGCCCGCACCACCTACGGCACCATCGGGGTGAAGGTGTGGGTGTTCAAGGGCGAGGTGGTGGAGAGCCGCCGCACCGGGCGCACCTATTCCACGGACGCCTGAGCCGAAGGGGATTGAACGATGCTTGCTCCCAAGAGAGTTAAGTTCAGAAAGCAGATGAAGGGCCGCATGCGTGGCAAGGCCACGCGCGGCAACTACGTGGCGTTCGGCGAGTACGGGCTGCAGGCCCTGGAGCCGGGTTGGATCACCAACCGGACCATCGAGGCCGCCCGTATCGCCATGACGCGCCACATCAAGCGCGGCGGCAAGGTGTGGATCCGGATCTTCCCGGACAAGTCCATCACCAAGAAGCCCCTCGAAGTCCGCATGGGCAAGGGGAAGGGGAACCCCGAGGCATGGGTGGCCGTGGTGAAGCCGGGCCGCATCATGTTCGAGCTGGAAGGGGTTGCGCCCGAGGTGGCCAAGCGCGCCATGCAGCTGGCCGCGGCCAAGCTGCCGGTGAAGAGCAAGTTCATCGTCCGCGAGCGTTCCGGCCAGGAAGCCCCGGCGGCCGCCGCGACTGCCGAGGGAGGTGCCGCGTGAAGACGTCCGATATCCGCGAGCTGACGGACCAGGAGATCGCCGAGCGCATCACGCAGCTGCAGGAGGAGCGGTTCCGCCTGCGCTTCCGCGCCGCCACGCAGCAGCTGGAGAACCCGATGGTGCTCCGCACCATCCGCAACGACATCGCGCAGCTCAAGACCGTGCAGCGCGAGCGTGAACTGCAGACCGCGAAGGCCAGCTGATGAACGCCGAGAACCAGAACGCCGCCGCGCAGGGGCAGGAAGAGCGCGGCCGGCGCAAGACGCGCGTGGGCGTCGTCGTCTCCGACAAGAGCGACAAGACCGTGGTGGTGAAGGTGGAGCGCCGCTTCGCCCACCCGCTGTACGGCAAGCAGGTGACGCGCACCAAGAAGTACCACGCGCACGACGAGGGGAACGAGTACCACGTCGGCGACACGGTCCGGATCACCGAGACGCGCCCGCTCAGCAAGCTGAAGCGCTGGCGTGTGTCGGAGCTGATCGAGCGGGCCCGCTAACCTCGGCGGCTCTTCCCCGCCGGCCATCGATGCCGGCGGGATGGCCCACGGATCACAGGAAACGAACCCATGCTGCAGCAGGAATCGATCATCCGCATCGCCGACAACTCGGGCGCCAAGCGCGCCCTGGTGATCCGCGTGCTGGGTGGAAGCAAGCGCCGCTACGCCTCCATCGGCGACCGCGTGATCGTGGCCGTCAAGGACGCGCTCCCGGACGGCACGGTGAAGAAGGGCGACGTGGCCACGGCGGTCATCGTGCGCACCACCAGCAACGTGCGGCGCAAGGACGGCTCGTACATCCGCTTCGACGAGAACGCGGCCGTCATCATCAACGACGCGGGCGAGCCCCGCGCCACCCGCATCTTCGGGCCGGTCGCCCGCGAGCTGCGCGACAAGCGTTACATGAAGATCGTCTCGCTGGCTCCGGAGGTGATCTGATGGCCAAGATGAAGATCCGCCGCGGCGACCGCGTCAAGGTGATCTCGGGGAACCACAAGGGGCAGGAAGGCGTGGTGCTGCGCGTGGAGCCCGAGAAGAACCGCGTGGTCATCCAGGGCGTGAACATGCGCAAGCGGCACATGAAGCCCTCGCAGGTGTCGCCGGAAGGCGGGATCGTGCAGTTCGAGGCGCCGGTGCACGTGTCCAACGTGATGCTGCTGGACCCCACCACGGGCGAGCCCACGCGGGTGCGCGCCGGGGTGGGCGAAGACGGGAAGCGCCAGCGCATCTCGGTGCGCTCGGGGAGCGCCATCCCGCGGGTGCTGGACTGACGGACGGCGAAGTCCTGAGTCCTAAGTGCCAAGTGCCAGGTAACCGCAGTTCAGCACTCAGGACTTAGCACTCAGCAC
The window above is part of the Longimicrobium sp. genome. Proteins encoded here:
- the rpsC gene encoding 30S ribosomal protein S3, with product MGQKTHPRGFRLGIVAPWKSRWYAERNFPALLVEDETIRKYLNQRLGHASISEIEIERKPGKVVVTVHTARPGVVIGKGGSEVDKLRDELGRLSGGSEVAINVEEVKRPEVDAQLIADSIAHQIVQRVSFRRAMKRAVQNAMRSGAEGIKVQVAGRLNGAEIARTEMYKEGRIPLQTLRADIDYAQSTARTTYGTIGVKVWVFKGEVVESRRTGRTYSTDA
- the rplP gene encoding 50S ribosomal protein L16, which produces MLAPKRVKFRKQMKGRMRGKATRGNYVAFGEYGLQALEPGWITNRTIEAARIAMTRHIKRGGKVWIRIFPDKSITKKPLEVRMGKGKGNPEAWVAVVKPGRIMFELEGVAPEVAKRAMQLAAAKLPVKSKFIVRERSGQEAPAAAATAEGGAA
- the rpmC gene encoding 50S ribosomal protein L29; translated protein: MKTSDIRELTDQEIAERITQLQEERFRLRFRAATQQLENPMVLRTIRNDIAQLKTVQRERELQTAKAS
- the rpsQ gene encoding 30S ribosomal protein S17, with the protein product MNAENQNAAAQGQEERGRRKTRVGVVVSDKSDKTVVVKVERRFAHPLYGKQVTRTKKYHAHDEGNEYHVGDTVRITETRPLSKLKRWRVSELIERAR
- the rplN gene encoding 50S ribosomal protein L14, translated to MLQQESIIRIADNSGAKRALVIRVLGGSKRRYASIGDRVIVAVKDALPDGTVKKGDVATAVIVRTTSNVRRKDGSYIRFDENAAVIINDAGEPRATRIFGPVARELRDKRYMKIVSLAPEVI
- the rplX gene encoding 50S ribosomal protein L24, with the translated sequence MKIRRGDRVKVISGNHKGQEGVVLRVEPEKNRVVIQGVNMRKRHMKPSQVSPEGGIVQFEAPVHVSNVMLLDPTTGEPTRVRAGVGEDGKRQRISVRSGSAIPRVLD